The genome window gctctaaccactaaacaaaACTGCCTCTGCATCAACATTTCAACTGTTATTCAAAGCAGGGTGGAAGCCAAGATGTAGCCTCTTCCaacagggatccagccagcattGCAAAAGGACACTGTTTGGCCAGACTAGGATTAGTAacggactttttttttttttttttaattaactgttgCCATTTAATCATGGTGACAAGTCGTTTCTTATCTTGTGAACTTTCAAACTGCCGGGCTGAGCAAAACAAAATGTTCCTCTCCTCCCCGGCTTAACTagggcagcatttccaaatcatcCCTTAACCGTGTTACATGCGCAAGGGTCTAAATTGGCCCCAGGGTAATTCACAAAAAGGAACAACCGCTATAAaaagatccttggatggaaaagCTAAtaaaaaacccagccaccttcTCCAAAGCTCCCGATCGTCTCATGTTATGGAACCAGTACATTTTTTTCCAAGTACAAAATACTGTAATATCCAGAATTAGCACAAATGAGCTTCCTGCCCCGTTGCTGCTACTGATTGGCCGCCTCACAAGCATCTATCCAATCACTGTACACGTCCACCGGTTCTGAAAGATCTGAGAGGATCAAAGGTCAAGGAAGAtgacaccaaaacaccaccaccacctccccctgAAGCATGGAATTCATCTTGCACTGGGAACTTAAAGAAATTGTTTTTGCACCTTTCCAACTCTTCCCCGCAACACCTGTCTGCTGGCCCTTTGTGACAGCACTGTGGGACAAACACCACCGCCATTCTGTCCCTTCcttgcacttttcatcagtacatcttgtagaactgatcaattaaactgtttttaattgttcactttattaatataacttcataagcaaagttttatgaatgaaacaacattcattcataaaactggtTACCCCAATAATTggctgagtttcactttcaatccaattgctgcttaaatcgctgaaacttgcactgtttcaacattgtaacttctgctcactgtttgccattccttacacctGTCcgtattgtaactcaaactccattttaacttgctctctccattttgtaaaagcttgctacaaccttcatttttgcaaaaccccgCTGTAATCTTGTTAGTGGAGTTTAGATGTgggaatgaggtatgtatggatggtggaatcaacctccagccccagcccgtcctgatgaaataaagtgtaaacaccaacggctgaagatgcagacaacagccctgacaaagcaagaagagtccaccctaaaaagaaaagaacaaaagtactactgaagaaacatcaaagccaggtcctaggctgaaagtcacgTCTGCAATTGAcaggtgatcaatcacaccgggcccagaggcagcgtgacacagcaagacctatagactctggattcaaactaaagcctacaaaaacgATGGGTGAgagggaagactttggagggtaacattctgctgccaacatggaagggcattggtgcatgcccaacagagacccagttcttccttgtgcctggctttcctggccagttagccgccacaagctacgaacccaagctacattcaggactggtaactatacagcagctgcagaacagagtgtgtgtgcgcgtgcgcacataggtattagatattagttagGTCATAAATCAAACTGTGTTATTATAATAAACGTGACCTCtcgtcttgtcccctgaaacgatcctgtgtaGTTCTGTCTTCATAACAATCTCAAAGCACCTTCGGAAGGGaggcaagtatcattatccctaccttagagatggggaaaccgaggcacctaCAGGGAGAAGTTAGCAGACAGCCTTGCTAACATTTAGCTCCCTGTCATACCATCCATGATTCTGACCCTAGTGCGGACACGGACTAAGAACATGCTATCCAATCAATCGTCTCATTCTGCCGCAGGATGATAAAGGCCAACACGTGAAAGCAAGATGGGAAGTTAATTCTATTTTCTAACATGTGCTTCTGGATTCAGTTCCTAACAGCTACATGCACCACCAAAGTTTTTTCCTTGCGTCACAGACAggatcaagattggatattttcctAAAAGACCTGCTCTAGTTCATACAAAATTcttttggggaagtcctatgaCCTGCGTTAtccaggtcagactagatggtcacgatggtcccttctggccttggaatctatgagcaCTGCTATATGACTGTCTAGTTATTTTAGCTGCTGCCTCTTTGCTTCCAGTTTCCACCATGGGCTGGAACAGGAAGTGCCAAGAGACCACAAGAAGCTGTGCTCTAGCCCAATGGAAAGCACCAAATCCCAGGATCTCAGGAGTTTGCTGCTGCTGACTACAACCAGAGCAAGTTTTTTGCAGATACTTGGACACTTCACGCTGACAAAGTTCTGGGGGCTCAGCAAAACCTGAACTCCAAGACCTCTGTGGCTGAAGTAGAACTGCACTGAAAATACATTTCCCTCCATCAATTCATGGGAAAAAACAACTACGGTAAAAATACCCTGCTTCCGTCATTAGAAGTGCAAAGGATACACGTTATGGGAGTCTGAAATTCTTCCAGACAGACAGTACATGATATTACACCAGTGTTCCGAGCCCGGTCCCTGGAACATAGAAAACAATATTCCAACAATAGCAAATATTTCCAAAGAACAAGACAAATGGAAGTTCAAAGAGCAAACAATCAAGAGCAAGTGGTTAGAGAAATTGACTTAATAGAAGAATACACTTCTCTTCCATAGCACCCACTGAAACAAAATGCAGCATTAACAAATTAAGCATCACAACACAAGAGCTATTAAGTTATTCACATTTTACTGTCAGGGAAACGAACGAATGGAAGGGAAGCAACCTGCCCAACGTGATCACAAAGCAAGTCGGTTGCAAGAGCTggagaaagaacccaggagtcctgactcctagtcttCTGCGTTAACCAATGGACCATGTCCTGTCTCAGGATTTATGAGAAGTTAAGAGAACTAAACATGTAGGCATTAGGCTAAAAgataaacaaacataaaaatgtGCAAACCATCTGCACACTCTGAAGGGTGATGGGAAGCATTTGAGGTGGTACAGACCCGAGTCCCAGTGTGGTTCGTTATACACTAAAATACAGGAAAACAGGGGATGAAGattaggaaaaaaatcccaacagGGAAATCTTGTTGCAGTTTCCTATTACTTTTATGGACATGATCCAGGCTATGCACAGCCATGCTTCAGTATTACTTGCTGATGGGGATATAgcaaaaacccaaacacccttacTGTGTTGCTAATGTCTGTTGCTCACTTACATCATTTCAAAAATAAGTTGCTTAATTACTGAAATGCTTTCATACGGCTTAGGCTATAACACACCAATCAAACCAACGGGCCAGTCGAGCCCTGTACACCCCCCTCTACCCGTGCCAGATTAAACCAAATGGACCCCTTCTAGGGTGGCTTCAATGTCCAATTGGAAGAGACCAATTGGCCCAGTTTACCCAGTACCATTCCCCTTCCTTGCCATGCCAGTTCTGACAAACAGGCTCATCAATCTAATGATGAAAAgtgccataataataataatagtaacaacCACCCCTGGCTCTTATCTTGcgcttttcatccacagatctcaaagcactttacaaaggaggttggtattattatccccattttatagaagaGGAAGGTAAAGTGacatgcccagggtcacccagcagaccagtggcagagccagaaatagaaccaaCCTATATGGAGTCCTGGCCTAGTGCTCTAGCCTCcctataagagctaggtattactatCTACCTGTTTTGTCCACCGTCCCTTgctgccatactggatcaaaccaatGGGCTGATCTAGATCAGTTTCCTCCCTTTGTCATGCTGAACCAAGCCAACAgcctagtgtcctgtctccagcagcgGCCAATACAAGATGTTTCAGAGAATGAATGGCGTCTCCCAGTAATGCACCTGACCCCACAGTGTGGGGACTTCCTGATCCAGCTCCAGGTGGGAATCAGCTCATCCCCTGCACCCCGAGGAGCAGCAGCCCCCCATAAGTGGGGCCTAATGAGCACTAACAAGGCAGCTCAGCTGGCCGTGCCCCCACCATTAGAACCAGAGAGGCCTCTCCAGCCCACCCACTTACATTTTGACATCGCAGGACTTCTCGTGGTTACAGAAGGGGCAGGTGAACTGCGTCTCCAGGGTGCCCGTCATCTTCTTCTTGGGTGGGGGCTTCCGCTTTGACTTCCTGCGGCCCATCTCTGCCTGCAAGGCGCAGAGGAGAGGGAAAGCGTCAGTCCTCTCAGGGCCAGGGGGGAATCACACGTGCTGTCCTTTCTCCTTCATCCACCACACCTCACCCCCAGCTCTAGGGCACCTAGGAATGAGCATGTGGGGCCACAAGGAGATGGGGGCAGATAGGCTCCCTGGGTCTGGATTTAAACCCCGCCCATTATCTCAGCTGGTGGGGCATCACCCAGCATCGCCTAGGAAGTGGGGGGCTCATAAACCGCCCTCCCCCCGCAAAAACATGTAGAGCAAAGAAATCCAGCACCCCCCACGCGTTGAGCCATGGCCTCCCCTTCCATCCAGAGGCAGGGGAGCAAGAGCCCAGCTCCCCACCACAGACACGTGGGCTcaacacacccctgcccccaggtaCAGGGGACaggagcccagcgccccccccccccgggatggGGGCTCGGCTCCCCCCCAGGGACaggagcccagcgccccccccccgggatggGGGCTCGGCTCCCCCCCAGGGACaggagcccagcgccccctccccggGATGGGGGCTCGGCTCCCCCCCAGGGACaggagcccagcgcccccccccgggACGGGGGCTCGGCTCCCCCCCAGGGACaggagcccagcgcccccccccgggATGGGGGCTCGGCTCCCCCCCAGGGACaggagcccagcgccccccccccccgggatggGGGCTCGGCTCCCCCCCAGGGACaggagcccagcgcccccccccgggATGGGGACTCGGCTCCCCCCAGGGACaggagcccagcgcccccccccatGAGAGCTCCGACCAGGCTACTGGGGGGGCAAGAGCCGACCCCAGCCTCCCCTTCCTCACggaccccgggggggggagggggggatcgcTCTCAGGCCCCCACCTGCCTCCAGCCTCCCGCCCCGGCCGCGTTTCCAACGGCGACCGTCACTTCCTGCGCCGAACCGGAAGAGAAACACGCTCGCCCCGCCGGCAGCCATTGGCTGGCCTCCGGCCGAGAGCGCGGAATGCGGAATGATTGACAGCAGCGGCAGGAGGAAATGACGTcagaggggggggggcgggcctGAACCGGAAGTGGCTCACCCGGCTCCCTGGCTGTTTCCAAGATGGCGACCGGGGGGGAGGAGCCCAAGACCGGGGGGCCggagggtggggcggggcgggcccCGAGGGAGGAGGAGCCTCCCCGGGGGCCGAGGCTCGGTTTTGATGGGGCCGGGGGAAGCCCCAGCTGGGGCATTGGGCgggatctccccctccccccgccctgagAGCAATTCGGGGTGGCCCCCCCTGCACCGGAAACGAGGGTGGGACCCCCCCAGGGTGGGACCCCCCAGCACAGatcgccccccccccggggctcatTCCGCTTCAGGGGGAgctgcaccccagccccgccctccgGCCAGCCCCCGCTTTGAGATCTCTC of Natator depressus isolate rNatDep1 chromosome 20, rNatDep2.hap1, whole genome shotgun sequence contains these proteins:
- the ELOF1 gene encoding transcription elongation factor 1 homolog isoform X1, with the protein product MAAGGASVFLFRFGAGSDGRRWKRGRGGRLEAEMGRRKSKRKPPPKKKMTGTLETQFTCPFCNHEKSCDVKMDRARNTGVISCTVCLEEFQTPITYLSEPVDVYSDWIDACEAANQ
- the ELOF1 gene encoding transcription elongation factor 1 homolog isoform X2 produces the protein MGRRKSKRKPPPKKKMTGTLETQFTCPFCNHEKSCDVKMDRARNTGVISCTVCLEEFQTPITYLSEPVDVYSDWIDACEAANQ